From one Mya arenaria isolate MELC-2E11 chromosome 4, ASM2691426v1 genomic stretch:
- the LOC128230134 gene encoding uncharacterized protein LOC128230134, whose product MNASQGDVQHEKRRAQEFEAKYRELVKKAKSEFYKLEQANLKYKNDAKVSQDIISDKENEICVVRKELEQAESLSKNLNSKLKETKSAFEKALQDKEILQKALCSSRETLNGSGGSPEEVNHLQKQLECVQARLKNVQEELNDTKQSHQQLHTDSKHDIPELSDRNRPTKLSERYSELYDNQWTDAFETLDKVYADEKESICRLISILLETSAFCMKQSQRQLARIKSAVIASDDKDSSLPVLVSKQLGDCRKAVAETSGKNMIQEYICQLRQSTSRTAKDAVCVKDFVEECFNICWLMSIHDPPVVLDEDFQSGGRFDSEIYKAYTKSGPTNDFLVWPAMFLHKGGPVLCKGVAQARGKIQPIHDPKPELSRSKTKKPSSHHLPTPATARPSSARSSLKRPYSGNLE is encoded by the exons ATGAATGCATCCCAAGGTGATGTCCAACATGAGAAAAGAAGGGCGCAAGAATTTGAGGCCAAATATAGAGAGCTGGTTAAAAAAGCTAAATCTGAGTTCTATAAACTTGAACAAGCCAATTTGAAATACAAGAATGATGCTAAGGTGTCTCAGGACATAATTTCTGACAAGGAAAATGAGATTTGCGTTGTACGAAAGGAGCTAGAGCAGGCCGAATCGTTGTCAAAGAATCtgaattcaaaattaaaagaaacaaaatcagCATTTGAAAAAGCACTGCAAGACAAAGAAATTCTGCAGAAGGCATTGTGCTCATCGAGGGAAACGCTTAATGGAAGTGGAGGATCACCAGAAGAAGTAaatcatcttcaaaaacaactTGAATGTGTCCAAGCACGTTTGAAAAATGTCCAAGAAGaattaaatgatacaaaacaaaG CCATCAGCAGTTACATACGGACAGTAAACATGACATTCCGGAATTGAGCGACCGGAACAGACCCACAAAGCTGTCGGAGCGCTACTCGGAGCTGTACGACAACCAATGGACGGACGCCTTTGAGACGCTCGATAAAGTATATGCAGACGAGAAGGAATCTATTTGCAGACTGATCAGTATCCTCttg GAAACGAGCGCATTCTGTATGAAGCAATCTCAGAGACAGCTAGCAAGGATCAAGTCGGCTGTTATTGCATCTGATGATAAG GATTCGTCACTTCCTGTCCTCGTCAGCAAACAACTCGGAGATTGCCGTAAAGCCGTCGCTGAGACTTCTGGCAAAAACATGATACAG GAATACATATGTCAATTACGTCAGTCAACATCCAGAACTGCAAAAGATGCCGTATGTGTTAAAGATTTTGTAGAAGAATGTTTCAACATTTGCTGGTTGATGAGCATACACGATCCACCAGTAGTCCTCGATGAGGATTTTCAGTCTGGAGGCAGGTTTGATTCAGAAATATACAAGGCCTACACAAAGAGTGGTCCCACAAACGACTTTCTTGTGTGGCCCGCCATGTTCCTTCATAAAGGTGGCCCTGTGCTGTGTAAAGGCGTCGCTCAGGCTCGGGGGAAAATACAACCAATTCATGACCCTAAACCTGAATTATCACGGAGCAAGACTAAGAAGCCATCTTCCCACCACCTTCCAACCCCAGCGACGGCGCGTCCAAGCTCTGCCAGGTCGTCATTGAAGCGTCCTTATTCTGGCAATCTAGAGTGA